From the genome of Polyodon spathula isolate WHYD16114869_AA chromosome 14, ASM1765450v1, whole genome shotgun sequence, one region includes:
- the LOC121326383 gene encoding probable G-protein coupled receptor 160 → MDVITDNISSIQLALGVKALLNLTVIGLNWQYMHKSFMGYFCISLAFLDLIQIVNFSIIYWFTDFAILGFHITIYHIYFLLQISMLSYSILHWPVFIIAGLDYYWTFPFSQPLSLTRKAVYAASLAVVWISAVMYVFFVSDFNSEDSFLLKSQCTSLSLVVLAVITCVVIYCRSGFLSLFKSFRGKSYTEGSVSVFFYNLDLDEGYFKKPTLTCIAVCFIGTWFPFVCLQSIIMVFRIDVVSYLELNVPWLCFLNSFLIGAVYWHLNQDISGLKHCEIPDGFCNWVFSPSPDCIKKALPDTASARIALIIIP, encoded by the coding sequence ATGGATGTGATAACTGACAACATCTCTAGCATACAGCTGGCACTGGGTGTGAAAGCCCTGTTGAACTTGACTGTCATTGGTTTGAATTGGCAGTACATGCACAAGAGCTTCATGGgatacttctgcatttctttggCATTCCTCGACCTCATCCAAATTGTCAACTTTTCCATCATTTACTGGTTCACAGACTTTGCCATCTTGGGTTTCCATATTACCATCTATCACATCTACTTCCTTCTGCAAATCTCCATGCTCTCATATAGCATCCTGCATTGGCCCGTTTTTATAATCGCCGGGCTGGACTACTACTGGACTTTCCCTTTCTCCCAGCCTTTAAGCCTGACCCGAAAGGCTGTGTATGCGGCGTCCCTTGCTGTTGTGTGGATTTCAGCcgtaatgtatgtgttttttgtttctgatttcaATTCTGAAGACAGTTTTCTCCTCAAGTCCCAGTGCACCTCTCTCTCCTTGGTGGTCCTGGCAGTTATTACATGTGTTGTTATTTACTGCCGGTCCGGATTTCTGAGTTTGTTCAAGTCCTTCAGGGGCAAGTCCTACACAGAGGGGTCTGTCTCGGTTTTCTTCTACAACCTGGACTTGGATGAGGGATACTTCAAGAAGCCGACATTGACTTGCATTGCTGTGTGCTTTATTGGTACCTGGTTcccatttgtttgtttgcagtcaATCATTATGGTGTTCAGGATAGATGTCGTCTCCTACCTGGAGTTGAATGTTCCTTGGCTTTGCTTTCTCAATAGTTTCCTCATAGGAGCAGTCTACTGGCACTTGAACCAGGACATTTCTGGTTTGAAGCACTGTGAAATTCCGGATGGTTTCTGCAACTGGGTTTTTTCGCCCAGTCCTGATTGTATAAAGAAGGCATTACCAGACACAGCATCGGCTAGAATAGCACTAATTATCATTCCCTAG